Part of the Bacillus cabrialesii genome is shown below.
TTTCCCGACATTGAACTGGGATTTGACAGTGAATGTACCGCCTGTTCCAGAGATTTTGGGAGGACCTTCTGACGGAACGCTTGCTGAATACGTGATCATCCCTTCGCAAAACGTATTCAAAAAACCTGCATATTTATCCTGGGAAGAAGCAGGCGTTTTGTCTTTATCCGCTTTAACCGCATATCGGGCCCTGTTTACAAAAGCGCGATTGAAAAAAGGCGAGCATCTCTTGATTCCCGGCATCGGCAGCGGAGTTGCAACCTACGCTTTATTCATGGCTAAAGCGATCGGAGCGACAGTAAGCGTGACATCCCGCAGTGAGGAGAAAAGAAAAAAAGCGCTCCATCTAGGTGCTGATTATGCTTTTAACAGCTATAGCAATTGGGATGAACAGTTGCAGGGAGAAACGGCTGATGTTGTTCTTGACAGCATAGGCCCCGCCCTCTTTTCAGAATATTTCCGCCATGTAAAACCGAACAGCCGTATTGTCAGCTTCGGAGCAAGCTCAGGGGACGATCTCCATTTTCCGGTTCGTTCTTTATTCTTTCCTCAGATCAATGTATTGGGGACCTCAATGGGAAGCTGTGAAGAATTTCACGATATGCTTGCTTTCATTGCAAAACACAAGCTTCGCCCTGTAATTGATCGCACATATCCTTTAGAAAAAGCGTTTGAAGCATATACGAGAATGCAGGAAGGCAGACAGTTTGGAAACATCGGAATCGTGATGGAATAAAAAAGAAACCGGCTGATATACAGACCGGTTTCTCTTATATATGATAATCCCCTTTATTTACGGTAGAACTGAACTCCCCATCAAATATCGATCCACTTCGCGCGCCACTTCACGGCCTTCATTAATCGCCCATACGATTAAACTTTGGCCTCTTCTTGCATCCCCTGCGGCAAATATGCCATCGATATTTGTTTGATAATCCCCATATGTTGCACTGATTTTGTTATTTACAGAATCAACACCGAACTGTTTCAACAGCGGCTGTTCTGTGCCTTCAAAGCCGATAGCGATGAAGACAAGCTGAGCAGGCCATACTTTTTCCGTTC
Proteins encoded:
- a CDS encoding zinc-binding dehydrogenase is translated as MKAAIHNGKAGLQGLSVQDIPSKKPGYGQVKVKVKSAGLNHRDLFLMNNKSEQDPHIILGSDGAGIIEEVGEGVKNTAVQTEVIIFPTLNWDLTVNVPPVPEILGGPSDGTLAEYVIIPSQNVFKKPAYLSWEEAGVLSLSALTAYRALFTKARLKKGEHLLIPGIGSGVATYALFMAKAIGATVSVTSRSEEKRKKALHLGADYAFNSYSNWDEQLQGETADVVLDSIGPALFSEYFRHVKPNSRIVSFGASSGDDLHFPVRSLFFPQINVLGTSMGSCEEFHDMLAFIAKHKLRPVIDRTYPLEKAFEAYTRMQEGRQFGNIGIVME